A segment of the Amycolatopsis thermophila genome:
CGCCCAGTGCGAGGAAATCGACGGGCGGGGTGACGAGTTCTCGAACATCCATGAGCTTTGATCGTATCGTTGAAAGCACGGTTGAAACTTTTCTCGGATTCACCAGGACGAGAGGCGGTGAAGTCTCCAACCGTGGTCACCCTGAAACCCGCCGACCTCGCGCGCGAGCACGGCATCTCGACCCAGGCGGTCCGCAACTACGAGCGGGACGGGTTCCTCCCGCCCGCCGACCGCACGCCCAGCGGGTACCGGATCTACACGGACCTGCACGCGGCGGCGCTGCGCGCCTTCCTCGCGCTCGTCCCCGCGTACGGGCACGCCACGGCCGGCCGGATCATGAACGCGGTCAACGAGGGCCGGCTCGACTCCGCGTTGACGCTCGTCGACCGCGGCCACGCCCAGCTGCTGCGCGACCGGGAAACCCTCGGCGCGGTGCGGAACGCGGTCGGTCACCTGACGACCGGCGCCCCGGTTCCCGCGCACGAGCCGGCACGGACGATCGGCGAGCTGGCGCGACGGCTCGACGTCACACCGGCGACCCTGCGCAAGTGGGAGGAGGCCGGGATCCTCACGCCCGCCCGGAACCCGGCGACCGGCTACCGGATCTACCGCCCTGGCGACGTGCGGGACGCCGAACTCGCGCACCTGCTCCGGCGCGGTGGCTACCTGCTGGACCACATCGCGGGGGTGGTGCGGCAGATCCGCGACGCGGGCGGCACGGAAGGGCTGGCCGATGCTCTGCGGGCGTGGCAGGGGAAACTCACCGCGCAGGGCGTCGCGATGCTGGACGCGGCCGCGCACCTGGGTCGGTACCTGCGCCTGGTGCCTACAGATCGCCCATGAACGGGATGCTGTTCGCGGTGTCCGTCATCCAGTGCCGGAGCGCGTGGGTGGCGCGCACGTCGTCCTCGTTGTAGCGCAGGATCCGCTCCCGCTGGGTCTGGTCCGGCTCGTCACCGTCCATGCCCACCGCCAGCCGGTACCAGCGCATCGACGCCTCGCCACCGGCTTCCGGATCGCGCCAGGTGAAGCCGGCGACCGGCGCGACGACCTTCAGGCCCTTGCCCCGCGAGCACAGGAACTGCTCGGACACGCTCCGGAACAGGTCCACCCACTCCTCGGAGTCCACAAAGGACCGGATTTCGTCCTTGGGCGGCATCCCCGGGTACTGGCCGAAGCGCTCGACCGAGCCGAACAGCCACCGGTTCTCGGCCATCGCGTTGTAGCAGTAGGCCCGGAAGGTC
Coding sequences within it:
- a CDS encoding TioE family transcriptional regulator, coding for MVTLKPADLAREHGISTQAVRNYERDGFLPPADRTPSGYRIYTDLHAAALRAFLALVPAYGHATAGRIMNAVNEGRLDSALTLVDRGHAQLLRDRETLGAVRNAVGHLTTGAPVPAHEPARTIGELARRLDVTPATLRKWEEAGILTPARNPATGYRIYRPGDVRDAELAHLLRRGGYLLDHIAGVVRQIRDAGGTEGLADALRAWQGKLTAQGVAMLDAAAHLGRYLRLVPTDRP